The Athene noctua chromosome 25, bAthNoc1.hap1.1, whole genome shotgun sequence region TTTCCAGGCATTGAGCCTTTCTGTGTCCAGGGTCTGTGTGTCAGGGATATAGGTAATAACTAGAGCACATCCATATTGCTGCAGCCACAAAGAATCCCCACATCACAAGTGAGAAAATTCTTAGAGCCTTAGATGCTCTCAGCTATTCTTAGTGACTTCATGAAGGGAGATGCAAGAGTGGGGGACTGGCCCCTGTTGTGGAAAGGAAATGGTGCCTCAGTGGtgtattcacacagcagcagagagtggTGTCCCTGGGACAAGCCAGACTCCCCACAGACTGCAGACACTGGGGCTGGGGAACCAGAAATGAGAGTGTCTGTTTCCAGTAAGAGAGGCACTCAGCCTCTTCCAAACATTCCTTAGAATGTCATTAATTAGTGCGAAAGCTGCAAAGAAGGAGAGGATAATATAGGTACCTTAAATCCCTGCAGATGCTGGGAACCCTGAGCTGCTCtacatcagctgctctcccagaatgagagaatcacagaacagttgaggtcagaagggacctctgggtgtCATTTGGTCCAAGGGCCCTGATCAAACacggccacctagagccagttgcccagaacCGTGTCCAGGTGATTTTGGAGGAGGGAAGATCAGTGACCTCCCAGGGCAACCCACAGCAGTTCTCAGTCACTCCCACAGCACAGTACAATGTGATGACCCCTTGCCAGGGCACAGGGCACTGTCCACGTCCCATCCACACACGCATTACCCCATTCGGGTCAGTCAGGCTTTTAGAGTGTTTAATTCAAATGGAAACAGATCTCATCATCATTTCAGCTGTCAAACACCACAGCCTGGCCAGTGCTGGCAGTGAACAAATACCAGCAGCTTTCACATCCCTGTTTCGTAGGGTGTAAATCAAAGTATACAGCACAGGAATAAGCTCCTGCTCAGCCAGCCAATGGTTGAAATCACCACAAATAAAACTTAACCTCTGGCACAAATGCCCTTAGGCTGAAGTGTAACGCCTGCATGGATCCTGTGCCCTTTTCCTACATTTCCAAGAGCTCTTTAGTTGGGTCGGCAAACCAGGGCTCATGCCAggagtcagcagcagcactttggcAGTGCTTTGGCCAAAGGCCTTACTCATCTGTCAGGAACAatgccttccctccctcttctacAAGGACAATTGCAGGCAGGATCATCATTGCCAAGGACCTGAGGGACGTTCTGCTTGTCACAAGGTTTAGTGTGGTAGCACAGGAGGTCTatgggatgatgatgatgatggttatTAGCAGCATGACTATAGAAAAATGTTATCAGGCATGCAAGTGAAACACTGTGATAGACCTTTTGGCCTTCAGTTATTCTAAGCTGTGCTTCATGAGCTGTAATGCCCTCTCGATGAAGGACAGGGGTGTGGGGATTTCCATTCTTCCACTTGGACACTTCTGTCAACGCATCTGGAGGTTCATATAGGAAACAGCATATGAGAGAGTAGTGGCTGCTGAGACACATTTCCACTGATTGGAAGGGATGAGACTTACAAGAAAATCCTCCCTCACCAGAACGGCAGCAATTCCTGAGGAGAAACTCTCTGGATGGACCAATGAAGCGGACAAGAGCTCTGCACCTACCCACAGCTCTCTTGGGAAGTGCACCCAGCACCCTTGTCCTCACCGATCTTCAAGTTCTCCTGCACACTCTGTCTCAGAGCAATTAGATCCCCTCAGAAATACTCTGTTTCACTGTCCCCATTTCTGTGCTGACTACCCGCAGCTCCCACAGGTGTAGCTCCCATGTCCAGCCTCAAGACGTTCAGCAGCATGGGCGACTTTTCCCTGCTAGTCCCGTGCAGGTGTGCTGGCCGTGGGCCTAGACTGAGTGGTGGAGGGCAGAGGAAGGTGGAGTAGCAGCTCTGGGCCATCCCAAGGGCTGTTCCCTCCTTTACCACTCTTGCCATTGTGCAAAGCAAATCACCTTtcagagcccaaagccaagcccctgCACAAGCCAGCGCGGCTCCAGCCATAGCAAGAGGAAGGCTCTTGCTGAGGAGCTGATGGGGCTGCTGACCCCTCAGAGCCTCCTGCCTTTCTGGGCGTTTGTGCACAGAGACACAACAAGGCAAGGTCTCCCTGTGCCCTCACCCCCTTCCACCCAGAGCAACACCCTTCTCCTTTGGCAGCTTGGGCAGTGTCCACAGAGGGAAGGACCACATGGAGGCCAGGCCTGAATGCAGCAGAACTTTAATGGgtcaaaagaaggaaacaaagtccCTCCAAGTGGaggtcagcagcacagaaagccccAGGGGCAGCTGAGACCCTGCAGTCCTTGGCCGTAGAGAAGTTCCTGCGTgatgtctgtctgcctgtcccagggagggagaggagatagATGGACCTtacccagctggtgctggggtgtgtgaggggagaggcagcaaacaaagaaaatggaaagaaaggcaaaaccattCAACTATCCTGAAAACAAGATCCAAAAGTTGATCCTCTGCCCAGCACCATGTTCTGAGTTCCTCAAGGTGTGTCCATGGGGCTTTGCCAGCccctttagcagggggggcaccttctgccacagtagcggctggtaatgcaggagaggtcaaagcccccagagttgatgggcactccgtcacagctgaggatgcggccaacggcagcggaggtggaggagcccacagcggtgttctgtgggaaggagctgaggatggggccgggcagggtcaccaccacgggggagggctcgATGACaacggtggagtcctggcactgcctgacacagggctcattgcagctgttggccagcggggtcgggccgcagggccggcatggcaggcactggtcgtagcaggacatgtctctgagggtggaggtgcacctgggtagaagcagggaggaagcagagcacaagggtgGGTGAGCACCTGCCTGGTTACCCTGTCACCAAGGAGCCAAGGCCACTGATGAGTGGGGAGATGGAAACTCTGCCAGGACCCACACAGTCTTCGTTGCTCTACAGAGAGCAGTCTGGCCTAATGAAGCTCTGTCTTAATTCGTAAACCGAAAACATCCTCGGCCACATCCACCCTCTCTGTAAGAAAACCTGGTCCCCACTTCTCTCTGTCATGACAAGAAGATCCAGaccccaggacaggacagagcaatatcagctgggaggtctcccaagtgcagatctccctatggaagaggaggagaaggggcttcagactcacctggttcccaagcagaaggagccaagagaagggcatgagagagcagggacttgggctgccttttatacctgcccttcactgccgcaggaccagaggcaccctttgcagaggtcaccattttctgacaagctcatcttgaatgcaaaccatcGCAGCTAATGATatgggctgtgctttcctttcctgcactgctccttttcattgccaggtctgtgccatgcCCATTGCCCAGTGAGGGCTTGTTCTGAGCGCTGGGATGAAAGGCCCCAGGATTtctagggcaggaatgcagcagtgctggcagaagaCTCAGCTCAATTGTTGGATGTTTCCAGAGCAGAAAAGTGATGTCAGCCTGGGTCGCTCGGGTGGGTACAGCTCTTTGAAATGTTTGCTGTACTCAGGAAGAAGCTCCATCCCTCCTCAGACGGATGCCGTGGGATCCCGTGCATGAGATAGCGCCATGTCATTGCCTTTCCATGCCTCCATCTTCAGCTCACCTCCGTGGTCACTTGTTGTTGCCTCCCCAGGTGTAGgtgttgtgctgctggggtttgaCCCCATCCTGCCTGACACTGCCCAGTGTCCTGGAATACTCAGCAGATTCCATGGTCCCTTTTGTCCCCATGTATGTACTTTCCTTGTGCT contains the following coding sequences:
- the LOC141970172 gene encoding feather keratin Cos1-1/Cos1-3/Cos2-1-like — encoded protein: MSCYDQCLPCRPCGPTPLANSCNEPCVRQCQDSTVVIEPSPVVVTLPGPILSSFPQNTAVGSSTSAAVGRILSCDGVPINSGGFDLSCITSRYCGRRCPPC